The DNA window CTCCACGGCCGAGCGCAGCGTCTCCACCTTGCTCAGCTTCTTGCTGGCGCCGCCGTGAGGCACGTGCTGCCGCAGCGCCTGGAACCCCAAGTTCACCAGCTTCACGCGGTTGCGCTCGCGCTCGTTGCGTCGCGCCACGGCTGCCGCGCCGTTGCCGGTCTCCACCGCGCCTGGCCGCCGCCGCCGGCTGCAGCGGAGCAGCTCTGGGGACTCGGGTCGCCTCCGAGCCGCGCAGCAGCCCGAGACGCCAGGCGCGCGGGGCGGCGGCCGGGGCAGTGCGCCGCTGTCCATCTCGCCCGCATCCACTCTCCCGGCGCCTCCTCCGAGACCCGGCGCGCAGCAGAAAGGTGCGGGGCGAGGAACCGCGGGCGGAGAAACAGTCCCGTCTCAGCGACGATCTGGCACTGTGCTGACCAGCGGCTCCCCAGGGTACGTGGTCCCAGATCCTTTGGGACCTGCGAGCGGCGAGGCGCAGGAGGCCCAGAAGTGGCGCGCAGCGAGCGCCGGGGAGCGTGGGGCGCTCGTGACTCGCGCGTGTGGTCGGACGCTCCCCAGGTCTTCCCCGCGCGGCGCAGGCGACTCCTTTTTAAGCGTAAAGATAACCCTcctccgcgccgccgccgccgcctcctttCTCACGCCCTCCTTCCTTGCCTCGCCCTCCCGCCACGCTTCGCCCTCCCCCTGGCGCACACAGCCTGCAAAGACCGAGCCCCGAGCGAGACCCCACCCAGTCCCCTGGGGCACAGGCCGCACGCTGGTCCCCAGTGGGTCCCCACTCCCAGCAGGTGCCCAGTGCGCCCCCAAATGCAGTAGCCAGGGTCGGTGTGCGCACCCACTCTCCCCACCCAAGCTGCTGTCTGCAGGCCCCTAGTGCGCCCCCGGCCTCGCGCGCCTTTGAAGGTTGGGCGTGTCGGCGGCCACGGGGCAGCCATCTGGGAGGCGCGTGAGACCCCCGGGGGCAGCACGCGCCGCGCAGCCGGCATCCGCGCCCCACCCCCTGAGGCTGAGGGGCGGGGAGTCGGGGTCTCAGCCAATGGCGGGCCGCCCGCTCGGCCAATCGGGGCGGGCGCGGCCACACGCCCGGCCTCTAGGAGGAAGCGGGTCCGCCCGGCGCGTGGCTCTGGGGAGCGTCTCCAACAAAGCTCCGcgccccgcccggcccggcccggcccggcccctccTCGCTACCAAGGTGGGCGCGCGCTCCCCCGCGCACCTGTTCCTGGCCTGGCGCCCACCTGTTTATTACCCGGCCCGGCGTGCGAGAGGGCGACGCAGCCCTGCGGGCAGGGCGAGACTGGAGGAGGGGTGGAGACGCGCCTGGGCCCCGCTTGGTGGGGGTTCGGGTTCCTGGGCCGCTCTCCCCGGTTCCACCACGCACACGCTGCCTGTGGTTTCCGTGCGCCCCGGGCCTTGGGGAGCCTGGAAGCGGAGGACCTGGAGGTTTGTGCGGACCCTTTGGGTCCGGGCGGCGGTCGGCCTGCCCCTCCTCTCCGCCCTCGCCCCTCCAGCCCtgcagctccctccctcctccagatCCCCCTAAATTGTCCTCCCTTCCTGGTCCCACAACCTCTGGCCTCTCACCTGCCGGCGCCTGCCGGCTTTCATGGCCGCACTGAGACTGGCCGGTGGGGGAACGACGCGGGGACGGCAGCCTTTCCAGAGACTCCCAGGGGCAGTGGGGCGCCAGGAGAGCCTGCTCCTGACCTCTGAGGGTTTACTTCGGGGTCTGAGGGGGCAGGGACGTTGGAAGTGTGCAGAACTCGCCTTTAACGGCAGAGTTTTGTCCTGCCTCCCGGCTGGACAAAACATCAGCCCAGTAGCTGCCCTCAGGAGGCCACGCTCAGCAGGTTTTTCCCAAAATATGACCAGACCCTTCTGGGCCAGGACCTCTGGGAATGGATGGAGGGGCTGGGCCGGGTTGGCTGGAGCTGACATCCTGTTACAGCAGGCCCCGGGGCCCCTCCCCCAAGAAGTCTGCAGGGCACACGGTGAGTATTTACTGCCCGCCTTGTGGTGCCCACTGGCTCCCATTATCCTGCAGGATTCACCCTGGCAAGTCTGCGTGGCTTTCTGGATGCCAGCCCCTGCCGGGAGCCAGGTGTGGGGCCCCATTGGTCTTAGCAGGAAGCTGACTCTGGAAGGACATGGACTGTGTCCGCAGTCACACCTCTGGCCAGTGGAGCCGTCCAGGTAGGCATCAGACCCTTCCTGGATCGGGGCGGAAGGCCTGGCTCCCCTGCGTGCTCTCTCTAGTCAGAGCCCGCCCCTCCTTCCCTGAGGGTTATTTGGCAAACCCCAGCCAGATATGCAgctgcctctcctctcctccctgcccatgTCTCGGGGGCCAGGAAGTATCCTGGAGTCCTACAAACAGAGCCCTGCCTGGACTTCCCGGACCTCCAGGCCCTGGACACCGTCAGTTGTCTGCTACCGTGGGACAGAGCTTTCGCGGGGTCTAGTGGCTGGAACACTCTGTTGTTTCTCAGGATTCTGTGGGTAGGTGGGTGGCGCCTCTGCTGGTTTGGGCCAGCTCGCTGCTGCAGGTGGATGGGGGGACAGTGCCTGGAGGGACAGTGTCTGGGGGGACGGCGGGACGGCTGGCTGCCAGGATCTGGCTCTCTACATGCTCCCTACCCTACACCTCACAGCCGGGTTCTTGGATAGAGAGAGCAGAACCCAAAAGATtggggatttcttttcttttttttttattgttatttccccaatacaattttttttttcctattgtacagcacggtgacccagtcccacatacatgtacacattcaaTTTCCTCAccttatcctgctccatcataagtgactagacatagttcccagtgctgcacagcagggtctcattgctcatccactccaaaggctatagtttgcatctcttaaccccaagcccccagtccaccccactccctccctctcccctcccccttagcaaccacaggtcctttctccacgtccatgattttcttttctgtggaaagaatcTTTCTGAGATGGTGAAAAGTTGGCCGTGGTGATGGTTGTGTAGCTCCGTGAAGGACTCAAAACCGCTCAGCTGTGCACTTTCAAAGGCTGAGCTGTCTGCCTGTGggttttatctcaataaagctgttagtAGAGCGTGAGCCTGCTGC is part of the Sus scrofa isolate TJ Tabasco breed Duroc chromosome 2, Sscrofa11.1, whole genome shotgun sequence genome and encodes:
- the ASCL2 gene encoding achaete-scute homolog 2 (The RefSeq protein has 2 substitutions compared to this genomic sequence), producing the protein MDSGALPRPSPRAPGVSGCCAARRRPESPELLRCSRRRRPGAVETGNGAAAVARRNERERNRVKLVNLGFQALRQHVPHGGASKKLSKVETLRSAVEYTRALQRLLAEHDAVRAALAGGLLAPAARHPLPRGPPGTPAATASPSCASSSPGRGHSSEPGSPRSAYSSDDSGCEGALSPAERELLDFSSWLGGY